A genomic segment from Triticum dicoccoides isolate Atlit2015 ecotype Zavitan chromosome 1A, WEW_v2.0, whole genome shotgun sequence encodes:
- the LOC119283400 gene encoding uncharacterized protein LOC119283400: protein MLPLLRGVVSGRLRRSLCTAAASIPPWAMVDRGTLMKKSEGSVSFSFARAPAVSYVTIPIFGRAFMSKPPPDGRVYSDMLRSRVLAASAHGFLLLGTLKSRYRAHPLSGLDLPAEVLLKVAPLELLYRKFTRFVCNPVSGQLFRLPEFEEPEEKTLTFADGMAGMGLLTQADGEGLNGPPKRYAAAQLTEVDGGRRLLLRRFSSETGDWDELVLPSPLPPQRRMHLGHEVLDFGGRLWWVDVSWGAVCVDPFSDRPELCPVELPPDSMLPNQQGETEMEQLVQRRHMGVSAGRLRYAEVDPLHIRSFVLDNHQSGRWTLEHQVSVPDLWRNGGNAKATPSIAAIDPLNADALHLSVDQIHVSLDMRKRMIEGSVILDASQLGSGCYLPCLLPSFLWSSTIPGKNKTLDTAKNKTLADVLARSDKQQAK, encoded by the exons ATGCTGCCGCTCCTCCGCGGCGTCGtctccggccgcctccgccgctccctctgcaccgccgccgcctcgatcCCTCCCTGGGCGATGGTGGACCGGGGCACCCTGATGAAGAAGTCCGAGGGGAGCGTCTCCTTCTCCTTCGCCCGGGCCCCCGCCGTCTCCTACGTCACCATCCCCATCTTCGGCCGGGCCTTCATGTCGAAGCCTCCCCCGGACGGCCGCGTGTACTCCGACATGCTCCGCAGCCGCGTCCTCGCCGCCAGCGCCCACGGCTTCCTCCTGCTCGGCACCCTCAAGTCCCGCTACAGGGCTCACCCGCTCTCCGGCCTGGACCTCCCCGCCGAGGTGCTCCTCAAGGTCGCCCCTTTGGAGCTCCTCTACCGCAAGTTCACGCGCTTCGTCTGCAACCCCGTCTCCGGCCAGCTGTTCCGCCTCCCGGAGTTCGAGGAACCGGAGGAGAAGACCTTGACGTTTGCAGACGGCATGGCGGGCATGGGCCTCCTCACCCAAGCCGACGGCGAAGGCCTCAACGGGCCGCCCAAGAGGTATGCCGCTGCTCAGCTCACCGAGGTCGACGGCGGGCGGCGCCTCCTGCTGCGCCGGTTCTCCTCCGAGACAGGGGATTGGGACGAGCTGGTGCTGCCGTCCCCGCTGCCGCCTCAGCGGCGGATGCACCTGGGCCACGAGGTGCTGGACTTCGGAGGCCGGCTCTGGTGGGTGGACGTGAGCTGGGGCGCCGTCTGCGTCGACCCTTTCAGCGACCGGCCCGAGCTCTGCCCCGTCGAGCTCCCTCCTGACAGCATGCTTCCGAACCAACAGGGCGAGACAGAGATGGAGCAGCTTGTGCAGCGCCGGCACATGGGGGTCAGCGCCGGCCGGCTGCGCTACGCCGAGGTCGACCCCTTACACATCAGGTCCTTCGTGCTCGACAACCACCAGAGCGGCCGCTGGACACTGGAGCACCAGGTGTCTGTTCCCGATCTCTGGCGCAATGGGGGCAATGCCAAGGCGACGCCTTCGATTGCTGCTATCGACCCACTAAACGCTGATGCTCTGCATCTCAGCGTGGACCAAATCCATGTTAGTTTGGACATGCGCAAGAGGATGATCGAGGGTTCTGTGATTCTTGATGCAAGCCAGTTGGGTTCAGGTTGTTATCTGCCATGTCTGCTCCCGTCGTTTCTCTGGTCTAGCACAATTCCAG GCAAGAACAAGACTTTGGACACCGCGAAAAACAAGACTCTGGCGGATGTTTTGGCTCGTTCAGACAAACAGCAGGCGAAATGA
- the LOC119310252 gene encoding GDSL esterase/lipase At2g40250-like: MAPPSPAPAAALFLAALLVLSASPASAARPRSSSKVAAGPHDIPAVFAFGDSTLDPGNNNRLFTVVRADHAPYGRAFPAGVPPSGRFSDGKLITDYIVAALGIKDLLPAYHASGVTHADATTGASFASGGSGLDDITAHAVMVSTFSSQIADFQQLLSRIGEPQATDIAAKSLFILSAGTNDVTMNYYDLPFRALQYPTIDAYHDYLISCYQSYIQSLYKLGARRFIVAGMPPVGCLPMQKSLRGQQPPLGHGCVDLQNEEVQRYNAKLQQALAALEAASAGASISYVDTYAPLMDMVAQPNKYGFTQTGQGCCGTGLLEMGAMCTGLLPQCKSPAQYMFFDAVHPTQAAYKAVAGQIIKTHIAQFKN; this comes from the exons ATGGCGCCACCAAGCCCAGCCCCCGCCGCGGCGCTCTTCCTCGCCGCGCTCCTCGTCCTCTCCGCCTCCCCGGCGTCCGCGGCGAggccgcgctcctcctccaaggtggcaGCCGGGCCGCACGACATCCCGGCCGTGTTCGCATTCGGCGACTCCACGCTGGACCCGGGCAACAACAACCGGCTGTTCACGGTGGTGCGCGCCGATCACGCGCCCTACGGCCGCGCCTTCCCGGCCGGCGTGCCCCCCTCGGGCCGCTTCTCGGACGGCAAGCTCATCACCGACTACATCGTCGCCGCGCTCGGCATCAAGGACCTGCTCCCGGCGTACCACGCCAGCGGGGTCACCCACGCCGACGCCACCACCGGGGCCAGCTTCGCGTCCGGCGGGTCCGGCCTCGACGACATCACCGCGCACGCCGTCATGGTCTCCACCTTCTCGTCCCAGATCGCCGACTTCCAGCAGCTCCTCTCCCGCATCGGCGAGCCCCAGGCCACCGACATCGCCGCCAAGTCCCTCTTCATCCTCTCCGCCGGCACCAACGACGTGACAATGAACTACTACGACCTGCCGTTCCGCGCCCTCCAGTACCCCACCATCGACGCCTACCATGACTACCTCATCAGCTGCTACCAGTCCTACATCCAG AGCCTGTACAAGCTGGGGGCGAGGAGGTTCATCGTGGCGGGGATGCCGCCGGTGGGGTGCCTGCCGATGCAGAAGAGCCTGAGAGGGCAGCAGCCGCCGCTGGGGCACGGGTGCGTGGACCTGCAGAACGAGGAGGTGCAGCGGTACAACGCCAAGCTGCAGCAggcgctggcggcgctggaggcggcGAGCGCCGGCGCCAGCATCTCGTACGTGGACACGTACGCGCCGCTCATGGACATGGTGGCGCAGCCCAACAAGTACGGGTTCACGCAGACGGGGCAGGGGTGCTGCGGCACGGGGCTGCTGGAGATGGGGGCCATGTGCACCGGCCTGCTGCCGCAGTGCAAGTCGCCGGCGCAGTACATGTTCTTCGACGCCGTGCACCCCACGCAGGCCGCCTACAAGGCCGTTGCCGGCCAGATCATCAAGACCCACATCGCGCAGTTTAAAAACTAG